From the genome of Chionomys nivalis chromosome 19, mChiNiv1.1, whole genome shotgun sequence, one region includes:
- the Col11a2 gene encoding collagen alpha-2(XI) chain isoform X3 gives MERGSGCPRLLLLLPLVLGLSAAPGWAGAPSVDVLRALRFPSLPDGTRKSKGVCPTDVAYRVSRPAQLSAPTRQLFPGGFPKDFSLLTVVRTRPGLQAPLLTLYSAQGVQQLGLELGRPVRFLYEDQRGRPQAPSQPVFRGLNLADGKWHRVAVAVKGQSVTLIVDCKKRVTRPLPRSVNPVLDTRGVVIFGAHVLDDEVFEGDVQELLIVPGVQAAYQSCGQKDLECEREQKDAPQIPKPHRAQRSPKKQPSRLHKPQNQEPQRQPTESLYYDYEPPYYDVMTTGTAPDYQVAHGPRGLKGEKGEPAVLEPGMFVEGPPGPEGPAGLTGPPGIQGNPGPVGDPGERGPPGRAGLPGSDGAPGPPGTSLMLPFRFGSSGGDKGPVVAAQEAQAQAILQQARLALRGPPGPMGYTGRPGPLGQPGSPGLKGESGDLGPQGPRGPQGLTGPPGKAGRRGRAGADGARGMPGEPGVKGDRGFDGLPGLPGEKGHRGDTGAQGLPGPPGEDGERGDDGDIGPRGLPGESGPRGLLGPKGPPGIPGPPGIRGMDGPHGPKGSLGPQGEPGPPGQQGTPGTQGLPGPQGAIGPHGEKGPRGKPGLPGMPGSDGLPGHPGKEGPPGTKGNQGPSGPQGPLGYPGPRGVKGVDGIRGLKGHKGEKGEDGFPGFKGDIGVKGDRGEVGVPGSRGEDGPEGPKGRTGPTGDPGPIGLMGEKGKLGVPGLPGYPGRQGPKGSLGFPGFPGASGEKGARGLSGKLGPRGERGPTGPRGQRGPRGATGKSGAKGTSGGDGPHGPPGERGLPGPQGPNGFPGPKGPPGPAGKDGLPGHPGQRGEVGFQGKTGPPGPPGVVGPQGAAGESGPMGERGHPGPPGPPGEQGLPGTAGKEGTKGDPGPPGAPGKDGPAGLRGFPGERGLPGTAGGPGLKGNEGPAGPPGPAGSPGERGAAGSGGPIGPPGRPGPQGPPGAAGEKGVPGEKGPIGPTGRDGVQGPVGLPGPAGPPGVAGEDGDKGEVGDPGQKGTKGNKGEHGPPGPPGPIGPVGQPGAAGADGEPGARGPQGHFGAKGDEGTRGFNGPPGPIGLQGLPGPSGEKGETGDVGPMGPPGPPGPRGPAGPNGADGPQGPPGGIGNLGPPGEKGEPGESGSPGVQGEPGVKGPRGERGEKGEAGQAGEAGPPGPKGPTGDDGPKGNPGPVGFPGDPGPPGEAGPRGQDGAKGDRGEDGEPGQPGSPGPTGENGPPGPLGKRGPAGTPGPEGRQGEKGAKGDPGAVGAPGKTGSVGPAGPAGKPGPDGLRGLPGSVGQQGRPGATGQAGPPGPVGPPGLPGLRGDAGAKGEKGHPGLIGLIGPTGEQGEKGDRGLPGPQGAPGQKGETGIPGASGPIGPGGPPGLPGPAGPKGAKGATGPAGPKGEKGVQGPPGHPGPPGEVIQPLPIQMPKKTRRSVDGSQLMQDDEAEPTGGAPGTPAGLEEIFGSLDSLREEIEQMRKPTGTQDSPARTCQDLKLCHPELPDGEYWVDPNQGCARDAFRVFCNFTAGGETCVTPRDDITQFSYVDSEGSPVGVVQLTFLRLLSVSAHQDVSYPCSVVSQDGPLRLRGANEDELSPETSPYVKEFRDGCQTQQGRTVLEVRTPVLEQLPVRDASFSDLGSPTRRGGVLLGPVCFMG, from the exons ATGGAGCGGGGCAGCGGCTGCCCCcgcctccttctgctcctacctCTGGTGCTGGGGCTGAGTGCTGCCCCGGGATGGGCAG GCGCACCCTCTGTGGATGTACTGCGAGCCCTGaggttcccctcccttcctgatGGTACCCGGAAATCAAAAGGGGTCTGTCCGACTGATGTGGCCTACCGCGTGTCACGACCTGCCCAGCTCAGTGCACCCACCCGCCAGCTCTTCCCAG GAGGCTTTCCCAAAGACTTCTCCCTGCTGACTGTTGTGCGGACCCGccctggcctccaggctcccctcTTGACTCTATACAGTGCCCAGGGAGTCCAGCAGCTGGGCCTTGAGCTCGGTCGCCCGGTGCGCTTTCTGTATGAGGACCAGAGGGGGCGGCCACAAGCCCCCTCTCAGCCTGTCTTCCGAGGCCTCAACCTAGCCGATGGCAA GTGGCACCGTGTGGCTGTGGCCGTGAAGGGCCAGTCTGTCACCCTCATTGTGGACTGTAAGAAGCGGGTCACCCGACCCCTTCCCCGAAGTGTGAATCCAGTGCTGGACACCCGTGGGGTGGTGATCTTCGGTGCCCATGTCCTAGATGACGAAGTCTTTGAG GGTGATGTTCAGGAGCTTCTCATCGTCCCAGGCGTCCAAGCTGCCTATCAGTCTTGTGGACAGAAGGATCTGGAATGTGAGCGGGAACAGAAGGATGCCCCTCAGATTCCGAAGCCTCACAGAGCCCAGAGATCGCCAAAGAAGCAGCCATCAAGACTTCATAAACCACAGAATCAGGAGCCCCAGCGACAG CCCACTGAGTCTCTCTACTATGACTACGAGCCCCCCTATTACGATGTGATGACTACAGGGACGGCCCCTGATTACCAG GTTGCCCACGGACCCCGGGGGctaaagggagagaagggagagcctGCGGTGCTGGAGCCT GGTATGTTCGTAGAGGGACCCCCTGGCCCAGAAGGCCCTGCG GGATTGACTGGACCCCCTGGCATCCAGGGGAACCCAGGGCCAGTTGGAGACCCTGGCGAGAGG GGTCCCCCTGGCCGGGCAGGGCTCCCCGGGTCAGATGGAGCCCCTGGTCCTCCTGGCACATCTTTGATGCTTCCA TTCCGGTTTGGCAGCAGTGGGGGTGACAAGGGCCCCGTGGTAGCAGCCCAggaggcccaggcccaggccatTCTGCAGCAAGCACGG CTGGCGCTCCGTGGGCCGCCTGGCCCCATGGGATACACAGGCCGCCCTGGACCCTTG GGTCAGCCTGGGAGCCCGGGCTTGAAAGGAGAATCTGGAGACCTGGGCCCTCAG GGCCCCAGAGGACCACAGGGCCTCACAGGCCCTCCTGGCAAGGCTGGGCGAAGG GGCCGAGCTGGTGCCGATGGAGCCCGTGGGATGCCTGGAGAACCCGGTGTGAAG ggTGACCGAGGCTTTGACGGACTTCCAGGACTGCCCGGCGAGAAGGGACACAGG GGTGATACGGGCGCTCAGGGCCTTCCTGGGCCTCCTGGTGAGGATGGAGAGCGG GGTGACGATGGCGATATTGGGCCCCGAGGGCTGCCTGGAGAGTCG GGACCCAGAGGACTTCTTGGCCCTAAAGGTCCACCTGGTATTCCTGGGCCTCCG GGCATTCGAGGCATGGATGGTCCCCACGGCCCCAAAGGGAGCTTG GGACCTCAAGGAGAGCCAGGGCCTCCTGGACAACAGGGCACTCCTGGGACCCAG GGCCTCCCCGGCCCTCAGGGTGCCATCGGTCCCCATGGAGAGAAG GGTCCTCGTGGGAAACCAGGGCTCCCTGGCATGCCGGGATCTGATGGACTCCCG GGTCACCCAGGGAAGGAAGGTCCTCCTGGAACCAAAGGGAATCAG ggTCCCTCTGGACCACAGGGTCCTTTAGGATACCCAGGCCCCCGAGGTGTCAAG GGTGTGGATGGAATTCGGGGCCTGAAGGGCCACAAGGGTGAAAAG GGTGAGGATGGCTTTCCCGGGTTCAAAGGTGACATCGGTGTGAAAGGAGACAGG GGTGAGGTTGGAGTCCCTGGTTCCAGGGGAGAAGATGGCCCTGAGGGGCCGAAAGGACGCACTGGACCTACTGGAGACCCTGGACCCATTGGGCTCATGGGCGAGAAG gGCAAGCTAGGCGTTCCTGGTCTGCCTGGCTACCCCGGACGCCAGGGTCCCAAG GGGTCCCTGGGCTTTCCTGGTTTTCCTGGAGCCAGTGGAGAGAAGGGAGCTCGG GGCCTGTCTGGAAAATTAGGACCTCGGGGAGAACGGGGCCCCACG GGCCCGAGGGGTCAGCGGGGACCTCGAGGTGCCACTGGGAAGTCTGGCGCTAAG GGAACATCAGGTGGTGATGGTCCCCATGGGCCACCCGGAGAGAGG GGTCTTCCTGGTCCCCAAGGCCCCAATGGATTTCCTGGCCCCAAAGGCCCTCCA GGCCCAGCAGGGAAGGACGGGCTGCCGGGCCACCCAGGCCAGAGGGGAGAAGTG GGATTCCAAGGGAAGACCGGCCCCCCAGGACCCCCTGGAGTGGTGGGACCTCAG GGAGCAGCTGGGGAAAGCGGTCCCATGGGGGAGAGAGGTCACCCTGGCCCCCCAGGACCTCCTGGAGAGCAAGGACTGCCTGGAACAGCTGGAAAGGAAGGCACCAAG GGTGATCCTGGTCCCCCTGGGGCTCCAGGAAAGGATGGTCCGGCTGGTCTGAGAGGCTTCCCAGGAGAGCGAGGCCTCCCAGGCACTGCT GGCGGACCTGGCTTGAAGGGAAATGAAGGTCCAGCTGGCCCTCCTGGCCCTGCA GGCTCCCCTGGGGAGCGAGGTGCAGCAGGATCAGGGGGCCCCATTGGTCCCCCTGGGCGACCAGGCCCACAAGGTCCCCCTGGAGCAGCGGGAGAGAAAGGCGTCCCG GGTGAGAAGGGCCCTATTGGTCCCACTGGCCGTGATGGGGTGCAGGGTCCTGTGGGTCTTCCTGGTCCAGCGGGACCCccaggtgtggctggagaggatGGAGACAAG GGTGAGGTGGGAGACCCAGGACAGAAGGGAACCAAAGGGAATAAAGGCGAACAT gGCCCACCTGGACCGCCTGGTCCCATTGGTCCTGTGGGACAGCCCGGAGCTGCG GGAGCTGATGGGGAGCCTGGAGCTCGGGGGCCCCAAGGACACTTTGGAGCCAAAGGCGATGAGGGAACAAGAGGATTCAATGGGCCCCCAGGACCCATTGGCCTCCAG GGCCTGCCAGGACCttctggagagaaaggagaaacaggAGATGTGGGGCCTATG GGACCACCTGGCCCTCCAGGACCTCGCGGCCCCGCTGGACCCAATGGTGCTGAT ggCCCACAAGGTCCCCCTGGAGGCATTGGGAACCTGGGTCCCCCTGGAGAGAAG GGGGAGCCGGGAGAGTCTGGGTCTCCGGGAGTCCAGGGTGAACCGGGTGTCAAG GGTCCGCGTGGTGAGCGTGGTGAAAAAGGAGAGGCTGGGCAGGCGGGAGAGGCTGGACCACCAGGGCCTAAAGGCCCTACAGGCGATGATGGCCCCAAGGGGAACCCT GGTCCCGTTGGCTTTCCTGGGGACCCTGGGCCTCCTGGAGAAGCTGGCCCACGG GGCCAGGATGGTGCTAAGGGTGACCGTGGAGAGGACGGTGAGCCAGGACAGCCT GGATCCCCTGGTCCCACTGGGGAGAATGGGCCCCCTGGACCCCTTGGGAAGCGG GGACCTGCTGGCACTCCTGGTCCAGAGGGACGACAAGGAGAGAAGGGAGCCAAG GGGGACCCTGGTGCTGTCGGGGCCCCAGGAAAGACAGGCTCCGTGGGTCCTGCAGGCCCGGCAGGAAAGCCTGGCCCTGATGGTCTACGGGGGCTCCCAGGCTCAGTG GGTCAACAAGGCCGCCCTGGAGCCACAGGTCAGGCTGGGCCCCCAGGTCCTGTG GGACCTCCAGGGCTTCCTGGCCTCCGCGGTGATGCTGGAGCCAAGGGGGAGAAG GGTCATCCGGGTCTCATTGGACTGATCGGGCCGACgggagagcaaggagagaagggagaccGGGGCCTTCCTGGCCCTCAGGGTGCCCCCGGACAGAAGGGAGAGACG GGCATCCCCGGAGCATCTGGCCCCATTGGTCCTGGAGGGCCTCCTGGCCTGCCC GGACCCGCTGGCCCCAAAGGAGCCAAAGGAGCCACA GGCCCAGCCGGACCTAAGGGAGAGAAGGGCGTGCAGGGCCCCCCAGGACACCCG GGGCCCCCGGGTGAGGTGATCCAGCCACTGCCCATCCAGATGCCCAAGAAGACCCGGCGCTCTGTGGACGGAAGCCAACTGATGCAGGACGACGAGGCTGAGCCCACTGGTGGTGCCCCGGGCACCCCTGCAGGGCTAGAGGAGATCTTTGGCTCGCTGGACTCTCTGCGGGAGGAGATCGAGCAGATGAGGAAGCCCACAGGGACCCAGGACAGCCCTGCTCGCACTTGCCAGGACCTGAAGCTGTGTCACCCGGAGCTTCCTGATG GGGAGTACTGGGTTGACCCCAACCAGGGCTGCGCTCGGGATGCCTTCCGGGTGTTCTGCAACTTTACAGCAGGAGGGGAGACTTGTGTTACACCTAGGGATGACATCACACAG tTCTCCTATGTGGACTCTGAGGGCTCCCCAGTGGGCGTGGTCCAGCTCACCTTCCTGCGTCTGCTCAGCGTCTCCGCCCACCAGGATGTCTCCTACCCTTGCTCTGTAGTATCCCAAGATGGCCCCCTGAGACTCCGGGGGGCCAATGAGGATGAACTGAGCCCCGAGACTAGCCCCTATGTTAAGGAGTTCAGAGACGGCTGTCAG aCCCAGCAAGGCCGGACAGTGTTGGAGGTGCGCACGCCGGTGCTGGAGCAGCTGCCCGTGCGGGATGCCTCCTTCTCAGACCTGGGGTCCCCCACAAGGCGGGGAGGCGTGCTTCTGGGGCCTGTCTGCTTCATGGGCTAG
- the Col11a2 gene encoding collagen alpha-2(XI) chain isoform X4 produces the protein MERGSGCPRLLLLLPLVLGLSAAPGWAGAPSVDVLRALRFPSLPDGTRKSKGVCPTDVAYRVSRPAQLSAPTRQLFPGGFPKDFSLLTVVRTRPGLQAPLLTLYSAQGVQQLGLELGRPVRFLYEDQRGRPQAPSQPVFRGLNLADGKWHRVAVAVKGQSVTLIVDCKKRVTRPLPRSVNPVLDTRGVVIFGAHVLDDEVFEGDVQELLIVPGVQAAYQSCGQKDLECEREQKDAPQIPKPHRAQRSPKKQPSRLHKPQNQEPQRQVAHGPRGLKGEKGEPAVLEPGMFVEGPPGPEGPAGLTGPPGIQGNPGPVGDPGERGPPGRAGLPGSDGAPGPPGTSLMLPFRFGSSGGDKGPVVAAQEAQAQAILQQARLALRGPPGPMGYTGRPGPLGQPGSPGLKGESGDLGPQGPRGPQGLTGPPGKAGRRGRAGADGARGMPGEPGVKGDRGFDGLPGLPGEKGHRGDTGAQGLPGPPGEDGERGDDGDIGPRGLPGESGPRGLLGPKGPPGIPGPPGIRGMDGPHGPKGSLGPQGEPGPPGQQGTPGTQGLPGPQGAIGPHGEKGPRGKPGLPGMPGSDGLPGHPGKEGPPGTKGNQGPSGPQGPLGYPGPRGVKGVDGIRGLKGHKGEKGEDGFPGFKGDIGVKGDRGEVGVPGSRGEDGPEGPKGRTGPTGDPGPIGLMGEKGKLGVPGLPGYPGRQGPKGSLGFPGFPGASGEKGARGLSGKLGPRGERGPTGPRGQRGPRGATGKSGAKGTSGGDGPHGPPGERGLPGPQGPNGFPGPKGPPGPAGKDGLPGHPGQRGEVGFQGKTGPPGPPGVVGPQGAAGESGPMGERGHPGPPGPPGEQGLPGTAGKEGTKGDPGPPGAPGKDGPAGLRGFPGERGLPGTAGGPGLKGNEGPAGPPGPAGSPGERGAAGSGGPIGPPGRPGPQGPPGAAGEKGVPGEKGPIGPTGRDGVQGPVGLPGPAGPPGVAGEDGDKGEVGDPGQKGTKGNKGEHGPPGPPGPIGPVGQPGAAGADGEPGARGPQGHFGAKGDEGTRGFNGPPGPIGLQGLPGPSGEKGETGDVGPMGPPGPPGPRGPAGPNGADGPQGPPGGIGNLGPPGEKGEPGESGSPGVQGEPGVKGPRGERGEKGEAGQAGEAGPPGPKGPTGDDGPKGNPGPVGFPGDPGPPGEAGPRGQDGAKGDRGEDGEPGQPGSPGPTGENGPPGPLGKRGPAGTPGPEGRQGEKGAKGDPGAVGAPGKTGSVGPAGPAGKPGPDGLRGLPGSVGQQGRPGATGQAGPPGPVGPPGLPGLRGDAGAKGEKGHPGLIGLIGPTGEQGEKGDRGLPGPQGAPGQKGETGIPGASGPIGPGGPPGLPGPAGPKGAKGATGPAGPKGEKGVQGPPGHPGPPGEVIQPLPIQMPKKTRRSVDGSQLMQDDEAEPTGGAPGTPAGLEEIFGSLDSLREEIEQMRKPTGTQDSPARTCQDLKLCHPELPDGEYWVDPNQGCARDAFRVFCNFTAGGETCVTPRDDITQFSYVDSEGSPVGVVQLTFLRLLSVSAHQDVSYPCSVVSQDGPLRLRGANEDELSPETSPYVKEFRDGCQTQQGRTVLEVRTPVLEQLPVRDASFSDLGSPTRRGGVLLGPVCFMG, from the exons ATGGAGCGGGGCAGCGGCTGCCCCcgcctccttctgctcctacctCTGGTGCTGGGGCTGAGTGCTGCCCCGGGATGGGCAG GCGCACCCTCTGTGGATGTACTGCGAGCCCTGaggttcccctcccttcctgatGGTACCCGGAAATCAAAAGGGGTCTGTCCGACTGATGTGGCCTACCGCGTGTCACGACCTGCCCAGCTCAGTGCACCCACCCGCCAGCTCTTCCCAG GAGGCTTTCCCAAAGACTTCTCCCTGCTGACTGTTGTGCGGACCCGccctggcctccaggctcccctcTTGACTCTATACAGTGCCCAGGGAGTCCAGCAGCTGGGCCTTGAGCTCGGTCGCCCGGTGCGCTTTCTGTATGAGGACCAGAGGGGGCGGCCACAAGCCCCCTCTCAGCCTGTCTTCCGAGGCCTCAACCTAGCCGATGGCAA GTGGCACCGTGTGGCTGTGGCCGTGAAGGGCCAGTCTGTCACCCTCATTGTGGACTGTAAGAAGCGGGTCACCCGACCCCTTCCCCGAAGTGTGAATCCAGTGCTGGACACCCGTGGGGTGGTGATCTTCGGTGCCCATGTCCTAGATGACGAAGTCTTTGAG GGTGATGTTCAGGAGCTTCTCATCGTCCCAGGCGTCCAAGCTGCCTATCAGTCTTGTGGACAGAAGGATCTGGAATGTGAGCGGGAACAGAAGGATGCCCCTCAGATTCCGAAGCCTCACAGAGCCCAGAGATCGCCAAAGAAGCAGCCATCAAGACTTCATAAACCACAGAATCAGGAGCCCCAGCGACAG GTTGCCCACGGACCCCGGGGGctaaagggagagaagggagagcctGCGGTGCTGGAGCCT GGTATGTTCGTAGAGGGACCCCCTGGCCCAGAAGGCCCTGCG GGATTGACTGGACCCCCTGGCATCCAGGGGAACCCAGGGCCAGTTGGAGACCCTGGCGAGAGG GGTCCCCCTGGCCGGGCAGGGCTCCCCGGGTCAGATGGAGCCCCTGGTCCTCCTGGCACATCTTTGATGCTTCCA TTCCGGTTTGGCAGCAGTGGGGGTGACAAGGGCCCCGTGGTAGCAGCCCAggaggcccaggcccaggccatTCTGCAGCAAGCACGG CTGGCGCTCCGTGGGCCGCCTGGCCCCATGGGATACACAGGCCGCCCTGGACCCTTG GGTCAGCCTGGGAGCCCGGGCTTGAAAGGAGAATCTGGAGACCTGGGCCCTCAG GGCCCCAGAGGACCACAGGGCCTCACAGGCCCTCCTGGCAAGGCTGGGCGAAGG GGCCGAGCTGGTGCCGATGGAGCCCGTGGGATGCCTGGAGAACCCGGTGTGAAG ggTGACCGAGGCTTTGACGGACTTCCAGGACTGCCCGGCGAGAAGGGACACAGG GGTGATACGGGCGCTCAGGGCCTTCCTGGGCCTCCTGGTGAGGATGGAGAGCGG GGTGACGATGGCGATATTGGGCCCCGAGGGCTGCCTGGAGAGTCG GGACCCAGAGGACTTCTTGGCCCTAAAGGTCCACCTGGTATTCCTGGGCCTCCG GGCATTCGAGGCATGGATGGTCCCCACGGCCCCAAAGGGAGCTTG GGACCTCAAGGAGAGCCAGGGCCTCCTGGACAACAGGGCACTCCTGGGACCCAG GGCCTCCCCGGCCCTCAGGGTGCCATCGGTCCCCATGGAGAGAAG GGTCCTCGTGGGAAACCAGGGCTCCCTGGCATGCCGGGATCTGATGGACTCCCG GGTCACCCAGGGAAGGAAGGTCCTCCTGGAACCAAAGGGAATCAG ggTCCCTCTGGACCACAGGGTCCTTTAGGATACCCAGGCCCCCGAGGTGTCAAG GGTGTGGATGGAATTCGGGGCCTGAAGGGCCACAAGGGTGAAAAG GGTGAGGATGGCTTTCCCGGGTTCAAAGGTGACATCGGTGTGAAAGGAGACAGG GGTGAGGTTGGAGTCCCTGGTTCCAGGGGAGAAGATGGCCCTGAGGGGCCGAAAGGACGCACTGGACCTACTGGAGACCCTGGACCCATTGGGCTCATGGGCGAGAAG gGCAAGCTAGGCGTTCCTGGTCTGCCTGGCTACCCCGGACGCCAGGGTCCCAAG GGGTCCCTGGGCTTTCCTGGTTTTCCTGGAGCCAGTGGAGAGAAGGGAGCTCGG GGCCTGTCTGGAAAATTAGGACCTCGGGGAGAACGGGGCCCCACG GGCCCGAGGGGTCAGCGGGGACCTCGAGGTGCCACTGGGAAGTCTGGCGCTAAG GGAACATCAGGTGGTGATGGTCCCCATGGGCCACCCGGAGAGAGG GGTCTTCCTGGTCCCCAAGGCCCCAATGGATTTCCTGGCCCCAAAGGCCCTCCA GGCCCAGCAGGGAAGGACGGGCTGCCGGGCCACCCAGGCCAGAGGGGAGAAGTG GGATTCCAAGGGAAGACCGGCCCCCCAGGACCCCCTGGAGTGGTGGGACCTCAG GGAGCAGCTGGGGAAAGCGGTCCCATGGGGGAGAGAGGTCACCCTGGCCCCCCAGGACCTCCTGGAGAGCAAGGACTGCCTGGAACAGCTGGAAAGGAAGGCACCAAG GGTGATCCTGGTCCCCCTGGGGCTCCAGGAAAGGATGGTCCGGCTGGTCTGAGAGGCTTCCCAGGAGAGCGAGGCCTCCCAGGCACTGCT GGCGGACCTGGCTTGAAGGGAAATGAAGGTCCAGCTGGCCCTCCTGGCCCTGCA GGCTCCCCTGGGGAGCGAGGTGCAGCAGGATCAGGGGGCCCCATTGGTCCCCCTGGGCGACCAGGCCCACAAGGTCCCCCTGGAGCAGCGGGAGAGAAAGGCGTCCCG GGTGAGAAGGGCCCTATTGGTCCCACTGGCCGTGATGGGGTGCAGGGTCCTGTGGGTCTTCCTGGTCCAGCGGGACCCccaggtgtggctggagaggatGGAGACAAG GGTGAGGTGGGAGACCCAGGACAGAAGGGAACCAAAGGGAATAAAGGCGAACAT gGCCCACCTGGACCGCCTGGTCCCATTGGTCCTGTGGGACAGCCCGGAGCTGCG GGAGCTGATGGGGAGCCTGGAGCTCGGGGGCCCCAAGGACACTTTGGAGCCAAAGGCGATGAGGGAACAAGAGGATTCAATGGGCCCCCAGGACCCATTGGCCTCCAG GGCCTGCCAGGACCttctggagagaaaggagaaacaggAGATGTGGGGCCTATG GGACCACCTGGCCCTCCAGGACCTCGCGGCCCCGCTGGACCCAATGGTGCTGAT ggCCCACAAGGTCCCCCTGGAGGCATTGGGAACCTGGGTCCCCCTGGAGAGAAG GGGGAGCCGGGAGAGTCTGGGTCTCCGGGAGTCCAGGGTGAACCGGGTGTCAAG GGTCCGCGTGGTGAGCGTGGTGAAAAAGGAGAGGCTGGGCAGGCGGGAGAGGCTGGACCACCAGGGCCTAAAGGCCCTACAGGCGATGATGGCCCCAAGGGGAACCCT GGTCCCGTTGGCTTTCCTGGGGACCCTGGGCCTCCTGGAGAAGCTGGCCCACGG GGCCAGGATGGTGCTAAGGGTGACCGTGGAGAGGACGGTGAGCCAGGACAGCCT GGATCCCCTGGTCCCACTGGGGAGAATGGGCCCCCTGGACCCCTTGGGAAGCGG GGACCTGCTGGCACTCCTGGTCCAGAGGGACGACAAGGAGAGAAGGGAGCCAAG GGGGACCCTGGTGCTGTCGGGGCCCCAGGAAAGACAGGCTCCGTGGGTCCTGCAGGCCCGGCAGGAAAGCCTGGCCCTGATGGTCTACGGGGGCTCCCAGGCTCAGTG GGTCAACAAGGCCGCCCTGGAGCCACAGGTCAGGCTGGGCCCCCAGGTCCTGTG GGACCTCCAGGGCTTCCTGGCCTCCGCGGTGATGCTGGAGCCAAGGGGGAGAAG GGTCATCCGGGTCTCATTGGACTGATCGGGCCGACgggagagcaaggagagaagggagaccGGGGCCTTCCTGGCCCTCAGGGTGCCCCCGGACAGAAGGGAGAGACG GGCATCCCCGGAGCATCTGGCCCCATTGGTCCTGGAGGGCCTCCTGGCCTGCCC GGACCCGCTGGCCCCAAAGGAGCCAAAGGAGCCACA GGCCCAGCCGGACCTAAGGGAGAGAAGGGCGTGCAGGGCCCCCCAGGACACCCG GGGCCCCCGGGTGAGGTGATCCAGCCACTGCCCATCCAGATGCCCAAGAAGACCCGGCGCTCTGTGGACGGAAGCCAACTGATGCAGGACGACGAGGCTGAGCCCACTGGTGGTGCCCCGGGCACCCCTGCAGGGCTAGAGGAGATCTTTGGCTCGCTGGACTCTCTGCGGGAGGAGATCGAGCAGATGAGGAAGCCCACAGGGACCCAGGACAGCCCTGCTCGCACTTGCCAGGACCTGAAGCTGTGTCACCCGGAGCTTCCTGATG GGGAGTACTGGGTTGACCCCAACCAGGGCTGCGCTCGGGATGCCTTCCGGGTGTTCTGCAACTTTACAGCAGGAGGGGAGACTTGTGTTACACCTAGGGATGACATCACACAG tTCTCCTATGTGGACTCTGAGGGCTCCCCAGTGGGCGTGGTCCAGCTCACCTTCCTGCGTCTGCTCAGCGTCTCCGCCCACCAGGATGTCTCCTACCCTTGCTCTGTAGTATCCCAAGATGGCCCCCTGAGACTCCGGGGGGCCAATGAGGATGAACTGAGCCCCGAGACTAGCCCCTATGTTAAGGAGTTCAGAGACGGCTGTCAG aCCCAGCAAGGCCGGACAGTGTTGGAGGTGCGCACGCCGGTGCTGGAGCAGCTGCCCGTGCGGGATGCCTCCTTCTCAGACCTGGGGTCCCCCACAAGGCGGGGAGGCGTGCTTCTGGGGCCTGTCTGCTTCATGGGCTAG